One segment of Luteolibacter rhizosphaerae DNA contains the following:
- the ndk gene encoding nucleoside-diphosphate kinase, protein MALETTLILFKPDAVAKRLVGTVLSRFENEGFKINGIKKLFLTDELLADHYSHIADKPFFPSVRDFMQETPVIALALEGEDVISRVRDLLGPTDSKAAAPGTIRGDFGDKEGDAKMRNVCHASDSTEAAAAEIKRFFKDGEVF, encoded by the coding sequence ATGGCCCTGGAGACCACTCTCATCCTTTTCAAGCCCGACGCCGTGGCCAAGCGCCTCGTCGGCACCGTTCTTTCCCGGTTCGAGAACGAAGGCTTCAAGATCAACGGCATCAAGAAGCTCTTCCTGACCGACGAGCTGCTGGCCGACCACTACTCGCACATCGCGGACAAGCCCTTCTTCCCCTCCGTGCGTGATTTCATGCAGGAAACCCCGGTGATCGCCCTCGCCCTGGAAGGCGAAGACGTGATCTCCCGCGTGCGTGACCTGCTCGGCCCCACGGACTCGAAGGCTGCCGCTCCGGGAACCATCCGCGGTGACTTCGGCGACAAGGAGGGCGATGCCAAGATGCGCAATGTCTGCCACGCTTCCGACAGCACCGAAGCAGCAGCAGCCGAAATCAAGCGCTTCTTCAAGGACGGCGAGGTGTTCTGA
- a CDS encoding DUF6531 domain-containing protein, which yields MKPIALAALLLPASLLAEVTPPLLQFSSGLPGKQVRLTWPAESGVRYRIERSAELTAPLWEQVAMVEASGAEGAWLDTEPTRTRAFYRILQPQTEVFGITLPVLTSVGGDLRIMGQLIPPASFLVLEIEGQAPLLIPLEALGNGEWRALVSGAFALGSNVIAARIQDGSGITLVELNQAIAVTSTGLAPDAPASLPPAAPVILESSNPIPGVGIVVKKGGSSTARKFNKKAEESYSPWESSSDEGVVSNPLYEASGLSGDNPLFEGGAKSQVNPLYKDKGLSGTNPLHKEQGSKGENPLFEAKTDLRLSPGPLVNNHAINTKGAGANVGRTMPPRSALPGEVSFGTVDLSLPCPAGPPLKWTRTYRSKKPVSSGHGTGWDFSYNIRVETIPAQAGPAASRVVIHDGGGRADVFHRQADGTFRCDGIFREGRFEGNTFILTFEDKGIWTFLPFDRSLQQGKISSITDRNGLSLTCTYDPQGLLSSVADSFGRQIVPVWASTHRVIEELSCVVGGTTVSKVSFSYDASGELLQNVSCPFVPGQAPVAGPTSYSYSSGSPDPRLNGNLLSVTDGAGRLLAGFTYSPVTDPLDVSYDTCSTQDRNRVGGLGEVMVSSFEMLPGGGYQMTENDELGRVVIRAFNKLHRMTRSRIHTGFSTPGQAVTSSSNLPTGKLRASDPDYFQTDFAYNLDGLCTRVTYPDGSMDFITYDRDFRKGCPVRERGNPREATMVSSGGEKRTVRMSYLPGFGSSYLSDAPGAIGIRGDLDSDNDMLPDLWEVAALTSFGEGWARISMNVTTPKQTQGSTFGEKVNAGLHAAGSARSASGGFGEGWARISMNVTTPRQTQGQSFGEKVSAKLGQKQKAWLCSNFRSSMTNAHGQTSTWSYDDHGNCVSFTSPLPGTGAEWEYNTLGQTTACITLNGAESSFRDEIEYDPATRFASKVIRDKSESGDGLKLVTAFDRDLQGRITRVVDPRGNDWLFDYNPLHLCVQVQSSGMPNRISMNLTVDAGGLPVRCDVENRGPDGSLDAVNPTYSTFFVHDSRGRRVRTADEERPIDGSTSTDPDLLGISNFAVQDFAYDAAGQCVRISTPAACRAQATDLAYDFRYDERGLLHRYIQGGLGTLSSVTTEFDYNAAGCPLHITTLSSAGTSPQTSFTYDGFQRCSSVTDAMGNVTEFGYANDGTVMCSVYGELLDAPGSAGNILLSRSTINPSSSSKHAINTKGAGANVGRMAAHEAAHVVQQRGGIMLRVLNPFLDVEREDDLCTIERFSPGQPGAPQRETTLVDRSPAGLPLSVTTNGDLLLSCTYDSAGRVATHSDGSSTRSYTRDRNGNTTLCGTTTHFFVAGTPGSETFGLTQEYDALNRCIETTDGSGNTSSQAFDSLDRCVSHTDAAGRTTFYAYDGGTPASPFSVRVSADADGDGLAEVISSSFSRCGGLVSRTDSRGYSTGFLRDACGRLIRCNHPDGTFESLDYNSVGALAATRGPDGTVCTPTCDLMQRVIKQEWTNEPSPVIPSADRFFSHDGMSRCVSAEQGSSLVSFSYDSCDNPIAETADGRTITRTFSHRGRSSIIYPDGQQFSESRNALGQLLSIAALDASGTPSSPPLVQFTYAGARVLSITQANGVTTSFDYRADGEVPHPGAPDSSFDACVRTTVSNGSGMLLSQTTTRRNPDQSTSREDTVFSPAPQQPPGRSKTFSYDHLGRMTGCETRRREAAGAPALLESSVSYTLDLEGRRISATGGSNPGSYTQNDTLPPGDLQMHQYSAWPGGSLTWDDNGNLSSIQKGGATCQISCNSGYELISFSDAGTGTGILSYEYDAIGRRTGRNPQTGKGMKFVYDGDTCIQELEADGSGTFTASKSFVNRGGVPYAVIGGGGTLYPVSAAASGGPRICTCPIGWRVSGAQSGLHHWGDPHEILNGKQKVQHWGDPHENLNGKHIKDWEGKQRHTTLIADASGVVLERFDCDEAGTPIFLLPNGLPSSVSFSSSGLRWISPETLWEPEVRILLGADGAYSPELGCRVTADKFKHRQDFGQIKMDKRH from the coding sequence ATGAAGCCCATCGCCTTGGCGGCTCTCCTGCTGCCCGCGTCGCTCCTTGCGGAAGTGACTCCGCCCCTTCTCCAGTTCTCATCGGGCCTGCCGGGTAAGCAGGTCCGCCTCACTTGGCCGGCGGAGAGCGGCGTGCGCTACCGGATCGAGCGTTCCGCCGAGCTCACCGCTCCGCTCTGGGAGCAGGTGGCCATGGTCGAGGCCAGCGGTGCGGAGGGAGCTTGGCTGGATACCGAGCCCACGAGGACCCGCGCCTTCTACAGGATTCTTCAACCGCAGACGGAAGTATTCGGCATCACCCTCCCCGTCCTCACTTCGGTGGGCGGTGATCTGCGGATCATGGGGCAGTTGATCCCGCCGGCAAGCTTCCTGGTCCTGGAGATCGAAGGCCAAGCGCCCTTGCTCATTCCACTCGAGGCGCTGGGGAATGGCGAGTGGAGAGCCTTGGTGTCCGGAGCCTTCGCCCTGGGATCCAATGTCATTGCCGCCCGCATCCAAGATGGCTCTGGCATCACGCTCGTGGAGTTGAACCAAGCGATTGCCGTGACCTCCACCGGCCTCGCACCCGATGCGCCCGCCTCGCTACCACCCGCCGCACCGGTGATTCTGGAATCGAGCAATCCGATTCCGGGCGTGGGTATCGTGGTAAAGAAGGGCGGCTCGTCCACGGCCCGCAAGTTCAACAAGAAGGCCGAGGAAAGCTATTCTCCCTGGGAGAGCAGCTCGGATGAAGGTGTGGTCTCGAATCCTCTCTACGAAGCCAGCGGGCTCTCGGGCGATAATCCCTTGTTCGAGGGTGGAGCGAAGAGCCAGGTAAACCCTCTTTACAAAGATAAAGGGCTCTCGGGCACGAACCCGCTGCACAAGGAACAGGGCAGCAAGGGAGAGAATCCTCTTTTCGAAGCCAAGACGGACCTTCGCCTCTCGCCAGGACCGCTTGTGAACAACCACGCGATCAATACCAAGGGTGCTGGAGCAAACGTGGGCAGGACCATGCCGCCGCGCAGCGCCCTACCGGGCGAGGTGAGCTTCGGCACCGTAGATCTTTCCCTTCCCTGTCCCGCCGGGCCACCGCTGAAGTGGACGCGTACTTACCGCTCCAAGAAGCCGGTCAGCTCCGGTCACGGCACCGGCTGGGATTTCTCCTACAACATCCGGGTGGAGACCATCCCCGCTCAAGCGGGCCCTGCAGCCTCGCGCGTGGTAATCCACGATGGCGGCGGCCGCGCCGATGTCTTCCACCGCCAAGCGGACGGGACATTCCGCTGCGACGGCATATTCCGCGAGGGCCGCTTCGAGGGGAACACCTTCATCCTCACCTTCGAGGACAAGGGCATCTGGACATTCCTCCCTTTTGATCGCTCGCTTCAACAGGGGAAGATCTCCAGCATCACGGATCGCAACGGCCTCTCGCTCACCTGCACCTATGATCCCCAAGGCCTGCTCTCCAGCGTGGCCGATTCCTTCGGACGCCAAATTGTTCCGGTTTGGGCATCCACCCACCGGGTGATCGAGGAACTCTCCTGCGTCGTCGGCGGGACTACGGTGTCGAAGGTGAGCTTCAGCTACGATGCCTCGGGCGAACTCCTTCAGAATGTCTCCTGCCCTTTCGTTCCCGGCCAAGCTCCCGTGGCGGGTCCGACCAGCTACAGCTATAGCTCGGGATCACCCGATCCCCGCCTCAATGGAAATCTCCTGAGCGTGACCGATGGCGCGGGACGTCTGCTAGCTGGCTTCACTTACTCCCCGGTCACCGATCCGCTCGATGTTTCCTATGACACCTGCTCAACGCAGGACCGCAACCGCGTCGGAGGCTTGGGGGAAGTGATGGTCTCCAGCTTCGAAATGCTGCCGGGCGGAGGTTACCAGATGACGGAAAACGATGAACTGGGCCGCGTGGTCATCCGCGCCTTTAACAAATTGCATCGCATGACCCGCAGCCGCATCCACACCGGCTTTTCCACGCCCGGGCAAGCGGTGACTTCAAGTTCCAATCTGCCGACCGGCAAGCTCCGCGCCAGCGATCCCGATTACTTCCAAACCGACTTCGCTTACAATTTGGACGGCCTCTGCACGCGGGTGACTTACCCGGACGGCAGCATGGACTTCATCACCTACGACCGGGACTTCCGCAAGGGCTGCCCGGTGCGCGAGCGTGGAAATCCCCGCGAGGCCACCATGGTGTCCAGCGGCGGCGAGAAGCGCACCGTGCGCATGAGCTACTTGCCCGGCTTTGGCAGCAGCTATCTTTCCGACGCGCCCGGAGCCATCGGCATCCGTGGTGATCTGGACTCCGACAACGACATGCTGCCCGATCTCTGGGAAGTCGCCGCCCTCACCAGCTTCGGCGAGGGCTGGGCACGGATCTCAATGAACGTGACCACCCCGAAGCAAACCCAAGGCAGCACCTTCGGGGAGAAGGTCAACGCGGGGCTGCACGCCGCCGGTTCCGCCCGCTCCGCCTCGGGTGGCTTCGGTGAAGGTTGGGCACGGATCTCGATGAACGTGACTACGCCCAGACAGACGCAGGGCCAGAGCTTCGGCGAGAAGGTTTCCGCGAAACTGGGCCAGAAGCAGAAAGCATGGCTGTGCTCGAACTTCCGCAGCTCGATGACGAATGCCCACGGGCAGACCTCCACATGGAGCTACGATGATCATGGTAACTGCGTCAGCTTCACCTCGCCGCTACCCGGCACCGGAGCGGAGTGGGAATACAATACCCTCGGCCAAACGACCGCCTGCATCACCTTGAACGGTGCGGAATCCTCGTTCCGGGACGAGATCGAATATGATCCGGCCACCCGCTTCGCCAGCAAGGTGATCCGGGACAAGAGCGAGTCGGGCGACGGCCTCAAACTCGTTACCGCCTTCGATCGTGATCTGCAGGGCCGCATCACCCGCGTCGTCGATCCGCGCGGGAACGACTGGCTCTTCGACTACAATCCTCTCCACCTGTGCGTGCAGGTCCAGAGCTCCGGCATGCCGAACCGCATCTCGATGAATCTCACCGTGGACGCTGGCGGCCTCCCGGTCCGATGCGATGTCGAGAACCGCGGGCCGGACGGATCGCTCGATGCGGTTAATCCTACCTACTCTACCTTCTTCGTTCACGACAGCCGAGGCCGGCGCGTGCGCACCGCGGATGAAGAGCGCCCAATCGATGGTTCGACTTCGACAGATCCCGACCTGCTGGGCATCTCGAACTTCGCGGTTCAGGATTTCGCCTACGATGCCGCGGGCCAGTGCGTCCGCATCAGCACTCCCGCCGCCTGCCGCGCGCAAGCGACCGATCTCGCCTATGACTTCCGCTACGATGAGCGCGGCCTGCTTCACCGCTATATCCAAGGCGGGCTCGGCACCCTGTCTTCCGTCACCACCGAGTTCGACTATAACGCCGCGGGATGCCCGCTCCACATCACCACCCTCTCGTCGGCTGGCACCAGTCCGCAAACGAGCTTCACCTACGACGGCTTCCAGCGTTGCAGTTCGGTCACGGACGCCATGGGCAATGTTACCGAGTTCGGCTACGCCAACGACGGCACGGTGATGTGCTCGGTCTATGGGGAACTGCTGGATGCGCCAGGCTCGGCGGGAAACATCCTGCTCTCCCGCAGCACCATCAATCCGAGTTCCAGTAGCAAGCATGCGATCAACACCAAGGGAGCGGGTGCGAACGTGGGCCGGATGGCCGCGCACGAAGCCGCCCACGTGGTGCAGCAACGCGGCGGTATCATGCTCCGTGTCCTGAATCCTTTCCTCGATGTCGAGCGCGAGGACGATCTCTGCACGATTGAACGCTTCAGCCCGGGACAGCCCGGAGCACCGCAGCGGGAAACTACGCTCGTCGATCGCTCGCCCGCAGGCCTGCCGCTCTCGGTCACCACCAATGGGGACCTTCTGCTGAGCTGCACCTACGATAGCGCCGGTCGCGTTGCTACGCACTCGGATGGAAGCTCCACCCGCAGCTACACTCGCGATCGCAATGGCAACACCACGCTCTGCGGCACGACCACTCACTTCTTCGTGGCTGGCACTCCGGGTAGCGAGACCTTCGGCCTCACGCAGGAGTATGACGCCCTGAACCGTTGCATCGAAACGACCGATGGCTCCGGAAACACCTCCTCACAGGCCTTCGATTCGCTGGACCGCTGCGTGAGCCATACCGATGCCGCCGGTCGCACGACCTTCTACGCCTACGATGGCGGCACACCCGCCTCCCCCTTCAGCGTCCGGGTTTCCGCGGATGCGGATGGCGACGGACTCGCCGAAGTGATCTCCAGCAGCTTTAGCCGCTGTGGTGGCTTGGTCAGCCGCACCGATTCACGCGGCTATTCGACGGGCTTCCTGCGCGATGCCTGCGGCCGCCTGATCCGCTGCAACCACCCGGACGGCACCTTCGAAAGCCTCGACTACAATAGCGTGGGAGCGCTCGCCGCCACTCGCGGTCCGGATGGCACCGTGTGCACCCCGACCTGCGACTTGATGCAGCGGGTGATCAAACAAGAATGGACGAACGAGCCATCACCGGTGATCCCCTCCGCCGACCGTTTCTTCAGCCACGACGGGATGAGCCGCTGTGTCAGCGCGGAGCAAGGCAGCTCGCTGGTAAGCTTCAGTTACGACTCCTGCGACAATCCGATCGCTGAGACGGCGGATGGCCGGACCATCACCCGGACCTTCTCTCACCGCGGTCGCTCCAGCATCATCTATCCGGATGGCCAGCAGTTCAGCGAGTCCCGCAACGCTCTCGGCCAACTGCTTTCCATCGCGGCGCTCGATGCCAGCGGCACGCCTTCATCACCCCCGCTGGTGCAGTTCACCTATGCCGGTGCCCGTGTCCTGAGCATCACGCAAGCGAATGGCGTGACAACGAGCTTCGACTATCGAGCCGATGGCGAGGTCCCGCATCCCGGTGCCCCGGACTCCTCCTTCGATGCCTGCGTGCGCACCACGGTATCGAATGGCAGCGGCATGCTTCTCTCGCAAACGACCACCCGCCGCAACCCGGACCAATCGACATCGCGGGAAGACACCGTATTCTCCCCCGCGCCTCAACAGCCACCGGGTCGTTCGAAGACCTTCAGCTACGACCATCTCGGTCGCATGACCGGCTGCGAGACCCGCCGCCGCGAAGCCGCTGGAGCACCCGCCTTGCTGGAAAGCAGCGTGAGCTACACGCTCGATCTCGAAGGCCGCCGCATCTCCGCCACCGGCGGGTCGAACCCCGGTAGCTACACGCAGAATGACACCCTCCCGCCGGGGGACTTGCAGATGCACCAGTACAGCGCATGGCCCGGCGGTTCGCTCACATGGGATGACAATGGCAACCTGAGCTCCATCCAGAAGGGCGGAGCTACCTGCCAGATCAGCTGCAATTCCGGCTACGAGCTCATCTCATTCAGCGATGCAGGCACCGGCACCGGAATCCTGAGCTACGAATACGATGCGATTGGCCGCCGTACCGGACGGAATCCCCAGACCGGCAAAGGCATGAAATTCGTCTACGACGGTGACACCTGCATCCAGGAACTGGAAGCGGATGGCAGCGGCACCTTCACCGCGAGCAAGAGCTTCGTGAACCGCGGCGGGGTCCCCTACGCGGTGATCGGAGGCGGCGGAACACTCTACCCGGTCAGCGCCGCGGCCTCAGGCGGCCCGCGGATCTGCACCTGCCCGATCGGCTGGCGTGTGAGCGGCGCCCAGTCGGGACTACATCACTGGGGTGATCCCCATGAAATTCTGAATGGCAAACAAAAGGTCCAGCACTGGGGCGATCCCCACGAAAATCTCAACGGCAAGCACATCAAGGACTGGGAGGGCAAGCAGCGCCATACAACCTTGATTGCCGATGCCAGCGGTGTGGTGCTGGAACGCTTCGATTGCGACGAGGCCGGCACCCCCATCTTCCTGCTCCCCAATGGCCTGCCCTCCTCGGTGAGCTTTTCCTCCAGCGGCCTGCGCTGGATTTCTCCGGAGACCCTATGGGAGCCGGAGGTCCGGATCCTCTTGGGAGCGGATGGTGCCTACAGCCCCGAACTCGGCTGCCGGGTCACCGCCGACAAGTTCAAACACCGGCAGGACTTCGGTCAGATCAAGATGGACAAACGGCACTGA
- a CDS encoding class I SAM-dependent methyltransferase encodes MSDKRGMPASERPTVRAHRELASVLRPGDLAVDATAGNGHDTVFLAERVGERGRVIAFDIQAAAIESSRVRVVAQGLEGRVSFIHGSHGTLLDHVAAGSVAAVVFNLGYLPGGDHSLITQESETLLALDRAWESLKAGGLLAIVCYPGHPGGDRESEAVVRWSSGFGGEVIRREDTLRPAPFLVLLRK; translated from the coding sequence ATGAGCGACAAGCGCGGCATGCCCGCAAGCGAACGTCCCACCGTCCGTGCCCACCGCGAACTCGCTTCGGTTTTGCGCCCGGGTGATCTGGCGGTGGACGCTACTGCGGGCAATGGTCACGACACGGTCTTCCTGGCGGAGCGGGTGGGGGAGCGTGGACGGGTGATCGCCTTCGATATCCAAGCCGCGGCGATCGAGTCTTCGCGTGTGCGTGTGGTCGCGCAGGGTTTGGAGGGCCGGGTGAGCTTCATCCATGGCTCGCATGGCACCCTGCTGGATCATGTCGCCGCCGGTTCGGTGGCGGCTGTGGTTTTCAATCTTGGCTATCTTCCCGGTGGTGATCATTCCTTGATCACTCAGGAGAGCGAGACCCTCCTCGCTTTGGATCGGGCTTGGGAATCGTTGAAAGCGGGTGGGCTTCTCGCGATCGTGTGCTATCCCGGACATCCGGGAGGGGATCGCGAGAGCGAGGCAGTGGTAAGATGGAGTTCAGGTTTCGGCGGCGAGGTCATCCGCCGCGAAGACACCCTGCGGCCTGCGCCCTTTCTGGTGCTCCTGCGCAAATAG
- a CDS encoding aldehyde dehydrogenase (NADP(+)): MKSQLSGTSVIGYARGAGETPAGQAVHAASGAKLEPVYTAATPEETNLAVELAEAAFPIYSALSGRERGAFLRAIAAEIEGVADDLAERGVLETGLPDGRLRGETARTTGQLRLFAALIEEGSWVDARIERAQPDRAPLPKPDIRSMLRPLGPVAVFCASNFPLAFSVAGGDTAAALAAGCPVVVIAHHAHPGTAEIVGQAVLRAALATGMPEGVFSLLYGGGRSVGVPVVQHPAIQAVSFTGSRAGGTALMEVAANRPQPIPVYAEMSSVNPVVLLPGALDRGEAALAEAFFNSLTLGVGQFCTNPGLVFLPEGKGLVFLDRLKQLVGTSMPGTMLTEGIGKTYVESVEAFAGTAGVETLSRCAAPEVGKGPGAPAVFTVSVRRFLEEDLLQGEMFGPAALIVQGSLAEIEATIPELEGQLTATIHGTDEELGHHAPLVAALARKAGRVIFNGFPTGVEVCHSMVHGGPFPSTSDGRSTSVGSMSIQRFVRAVAYQAFPQAALAPELQDENPLGIWRMVNGERVR; the protein is encoded by the coding sequence ATGAAATCGCAACTCTCCGGGACCTCAGTGATCGGCTACGCCCGCGGCGCGGGTGAAACACCCGCCGGCCAAGCGGTGCATGCCGCCAGCGGTGCCAAGCTGGAGCCCGTTTATACAGCGGCGACTCCGGAAGAAACGAATCTGGCGGTGGAATTGGCAGAGGCCGCCTTTCCAATTTACTCAGCTTTGTCCGGCAGGGAGCGTGGCGCTTTCCTGCGTGCCATCGCCGCGGAGATCGAGGGCGTGGCGGACGATCTTGCCGAGCGTGGTGTTTTGGAAACGGGGCTGCCCGATGGACGACTGCGTGGGGAGACTGCCCGCACTACCGGACAGCTTCGTCTCTTTGCCGCACTGATCGAAGAAGGTTCGTGGGTCGATGCCCGGATCGAACGTGCGCAGCCGGATCGTGCGCCGTTGCCGAAGCCGGATATCCGTTCGATGTTGCGTCCGCTGGGTCCCGTGGCGGTATTCTGCGCCAGCAATTTCCCGCTCGCGTTCTCCGTGGCGGGTGGTGACACCGCGGCAGCCCTCGCTGCGGGTTGTCCGGTGGTCGTGATCGCGCATCATGCTCATCCCGGGACGGCGGAGATCGTGGGTCAGGCGGTGCTGCGTGCAGCGCTGGCGACGGGGATGCCGGAAGGTGTTTTCTCGCTCCTTTATGGCGGCGGCAGGTCGGTCGGCGTGCCAGTAGTCCAGCACCCGGCGATCCAAGCCGTGAGTTTCACAGGTTCCCGTGCCGGTGGCACCGCGCTGATGGAGGTAGCGGCGAATCGTCCGCAGCCGATTCCGGTGTATGCGGAGATGAGCTCGGTGAATCCGGTGGTGCTTCTCCCGGGGGCTTTGGACCGCGGTGAAGCGGCATTGGCGGAGGCATTCTTCAATTCTCTAACGCTCGGTGTCGGGCAGTTCTGCACGAATCCGGGGCTGGTCTTCCTGCCGGAAGGCAAGGGGCTGGTTTTCCTCGACAGGCTCAAGCAACTGGTGGGCACCTCGATGCCCGGGACCATGCTGACCGAGGGCATTGGCAAGACTTACGTGGAGTCCGTCGAGGCCTTTGCAGGGACAGCAGGAGTAGAGACTCTCTCTCGCTGCGCTGCCCCGGAAGTCGGCAAGGGCCCGGGAGCGCCGGCGGTATTCACGGTGTCCGTGAGACGCTTCTTGGAAGAGGATCTGCTGCAGGGCGAGATGTTCGGGCCCGCGGCGCTCATCGTTCAGGGAAGCTTGGCCGAGATCGAAGCGACGATTCCGGAACTGGAGGGCCAGCTCACGGCAACCATTCACGGCACCGATGAGGAACTGGGCCACCATGCGCCTCTCGTCGCCGCGCTGGCGCGGAAAGCAGGGCGCGTGATTTTCAATGGTTTCCCGACCGGTGTGGAGGTCTGTCACTCGATGGTCCACGGCGGGCCCTTCCCGTCTACCTCCGATGGACGTAGTACATCCGTCGGTAGCATGTCGATTCAGCGCTTCGTTCGAGCGGTGGCCTATCAGGCATTCCCGCAGGCTGCCTTGGCGCCGGAGTTGCAGGATGAGAATCCGCTGGGGATCTGGCGGATGGTGAATGGGGAGCGTGTGAGGTAG